The Acidicapsa ligni genome has a window encoding:
- a CDS encoding LacI family DNA-binding transcriptional regulator yields MPTIVDVAKRAGVSIATVSNVIRSTARVSTTLRERVEAAIEELQYHPNEIARSLKVRQTCMIAMVQPDITNPFFPEIIRGAEDKAFECGYLLLTANTDEQIAREQEVFSTLRSRRVDGILLAPASGTNSVHIQSAIEAGIAVVCVDRAVPSVKTDAVLLNNARGSFECLQHMIQAGYKSIAIITGDLKLQTAKERLQGYKRALRAAGLEIRDDLIVEGDFRQESGYRLAKELLQRTTRPSAIFVCNGVMTLGVLKAFEELRVRCPADIGLATFDDFMEEMAFHPHLTTVVQPSYEIGKRAATMLIDRVEGKLTGEPLTVRISPALIQRETTKRP; encoded by the coding sequence ATGCCCACGATCGTAGACGTAGCGAAACGCGCTGGTGTATCGATCGCCACGGTGTCGAATGTTATTCGAAGTACAGCACGGGTAAGTACTACACTCCGTGAACGAGTAGAAGCTGCAATCGAAGAACTGCAATATCATCCCAATGAAATCGCACGAAGCCTTAAGGTCAGGCAAACATGCATGATTGCGATGGTGCAGCCAGACATCACAAACCCGTTTTTCCCGGAGATCATCCGAGGAGCGGAGGACAAAGCATTTGAATGTGGTTATCTGCTGCTGACCGCCAATACCGACGAGCAAATCGCCAGGGAGCAAGAGGTCTTCTCTACGCTGCGCTCCAGGCGCGTGGATGGGATTCTACTGGCGCCAGCATCAGGTACAAATTCGGTTCACATTCAGAGTGCTATTGAGGCAGGAATAGCCGTTGTCTGCGTAGACCGCGCGGTTCCTTCGGTTAAGACCGACGCGGTATTGCTGAACAATGCACGAGGCAGCTTCGAATGCCTGCAGCACATGATTCAAGCAGGGTACAAAAGCATTGCGATTATCACAGGTGATTTGAAGTTACAAACAGCCAAAGAGCGGCTCCAGGGTTATAAGCGTGCTTTGCGAGCAGCGGGTCTTGAAATTCGAGACGATTTGATTGTCGAAGGAGATTTTCGCCAGGAATCGGGCTATCGGTTAGCGAAGGAGTTGCTGCAGAGGACTACTCGCCCTTCCGCCATCTTTGTATGCAATGGAGTCATGACTCTGGGCGTCTTGAAAGCTTTTGAAGAGCTCCGTGTACGTTGCCCCGCCGATATTGGCTTGGCAACGTTTGATGACTTTATGGAAGAGATGGCCTTTCATCCACATTTGACAACCGTCGTTCAGCCAAGTTATGAGATAGGTAAACGCGCGGCAACCATGCTTATCGACAGAGTTGAGGGGAAACTGACGGGTGAGCCTTTGACCGTGCGTATCTCACCAGCCCTGATCCAACGAGAGACAACCAAGCGCCCATAG
- the msrB gene encoding peptide-methionine (R)-S-oxide reductase MsrB: MLLLRKTSGVEASDTTHGTPDEVTIVNFSNDGKNLSKETVAKIVKTDKEWLQQLGRNSYDIARQADTEMPYSGVSLKEHNAGIFRCVCCNTALFSSQTKFDSGTGWPSFWAPIAKENITEVVDDSLGMERTEVKCIRCEGHLGHVFNDGPQPTGLRYCMNSASMRFVKA, from the coding sequence ATGCTTTTGCTGCGAAAGACTTCCGGCGTCGAGGCGAGCGATACGACTCATGGCACTCCTGACGAAGTCACCATCGTCAACTTCAGTAATGACGGCAAGAATCTCTCCAAAGAGACTGTTGCAAAGATTGTGAAAACGGATAAAGAGTGGCTCCAGCAATTGGGTAGAAACTCCTATGACATCGCCCGCCAGGCGGATACAGAGATGCCCTACTCAGGCGTCAGCCTCAAAGAACATAATGCAGGCATCTTTCGCTGCGTCTGTTGTAATACGGCGCTGTTTAGTTCGCAGACAAAGTTCGATTCCGGCACAGGCTGGCCAAGTTTCTGGGCGCCGATTGCGAAGGAAAATATTACCGAGGTAGTGGATGATTCACTCGGCATGGAGCGCACAGAGGTCAAGTGCATACGATGCGAAGGGCATCTGGGCCACGTCTTCAACGATGGACCGCAGCCCACGGGTCTGCGCTACTGCATGAACTCGGCTTCGATGCGGTTTGTAAAAGCGTAA
- a CDS encoding YdeI/OmpD-associated family protein produces the protein MEKFTTRLVAKGPNGAWTHLIIPFDVVKVFGSKARVPVTGTLNDISFRNSVMPVGDGTHYMNINKELLAAANTKAGELVQVTMAIDKAERTVDVPEELQKSLKKNKEAASFFDSLAYSHKKEYVDWIVSAKKPETKTARVDKTIEMLHAKQRRDR, from the coding sequence ATGGAAAAGTTCACAACCCGCCTCGTCGCCAAAGGCCCTAACGGTGCCTGGACTCACCTGATCATCCCCTTTGACGTGGTGAAAGTCTTTGGCAGCAAAGCCCGCGTCCCGGTTACAGGCACGCTTAACGACATCAGCTTTCGCAACTCCGTCATGCCCGTAGGCGACGGTACGCATTACATGAATATCAACAAGGAATTACTTGCGGCGGCCAATACCAAAGCAGGTGAGTTGGTTCAGGTCACGATGGCCATTGATAAGGCTGAGCGAACGGTAGATGTCCCTGAGGAATTGCAAAAGTCCTTGAAGAAAAACAAGGAAGCAGCCAGCTTCTTCGATTCCCTTGCCTACTCACACAAAAAGGAATATGTAGATTGGATCGTGAGCGCCAAAAAGCCTGAGACAAAGACTGCGCGAGTCGATAAAACAATCGAAATGCTCCACGCAAAGCAACGCCGCGACCGTTAA
- a CDS encoding MFS transporter — translation MSTSATQSEAPGAATPRAALSMREVLRITTMRRLWYAQIVSNLGDFVALFAVIGLLTYKLHATAQQVTGVNIAYQVPIAILGILAGVFVDRWPLKRTLISSDVIRGLLCLLLLVSTQIWHFYVILAAISVVSSFFGPAQGVVIREAVPFHGLRSSNALMQQVMFIMRIIGPAAAGVLVGMLGWRACYIVDAASFFASACFIASVTIKRSPAVHQHTATEDKGAVAKIWHDMQQGLSFILHHAGLLFVILALAAGMFIMGCFGPLIAVYVRDSIHAGNTIYAWASGLIGAGILCGINLLNTFGTKIKNTILVYSGLLGIAAGLVLLFAVTAVWSTLFGDFIIGFSVAGIIIPAQTLMQQETPPELMGRVGSTMMSVIFSAQILGLLVSGALAQATSVRTVFALCAVVLVLFTLIGKFFMEPKTSK, via the coding sequence ATGAGCACATCTGCTACACAATCCGAAGCACCTGGCGCGGCCACTCCGCGAGCAGCGTTGTCGATGCGTGAAGTTCTGCGCATCACGACTATGCGCCGCCTCTGGTATGCGCAGATCGTCTCTAATCTGGGAGACTTCGTAGCACTCTTTGCCGTCATTGGCCTGCTCACGTACAAACTCCACGCAACCGCTCAGCAAGTCACCGGCGTCAACATTGCGTATCAAGTGCCGATCGCCATCCTCGGCATTCTTGCCGGAGTTTTTGTCGATCGCTGGCCTCTGAAGCGCACGCTTATCTCCAGTGACGTCATACGTGGATTACTCTGCCTGCTCCTGCTCGTCTCCACGCAGATCTGGCACTTCTACGTCATTCTCGCAGCCATCAGCGTCGTCTCCAGCTTCTTCGGTCCAGCACAGGGCGTTGTGATCCGAGAAGCTGTTCCCTTCCACGGCCTGCGCTCTTCTAACGCGCTCATGCAGCAGGTCATGTTCATCATGCGTATCATCGGCCCCGCTGCTGCAGGCGTCCTTGTAGGAATGCTTGGCTGGCGTGCCTGCTATATTGTCGATGCCGCCAGCTTCTTTGCTTCGGCATGCTTTATCGCATCTGTCACGATCAAGCGTTCGCCTGCTGTCCATCAGCACACGGCTACTGAGGACAAAGGTGCAGTCGCCAAAATCTGGCATGACATGCAACAAGGCTTGTCGTTTATTCTTCACCACGCTGGCCTGCTCTTCGTCATCCTCGCACTGGCTGCGGGAATGTTCATCATGGGCTGCTTTGGCCCGCTGATCGCCGTGTATGTTCGTGATTCAATCCACGCCGGAAATACGATCTACGCCTGGGCATCGGGCCTGATCGGCGCTGGAATTCTTTGCGGCATCAACCTGCTCAACACCTTCGGCACAAAGATCAAGAACACTATTCTCGTCTACTCCGGCCTGCTCGGAATCGCCGCTGGATTAGTTTTACTCTTTGCCGTAACTGCCGTATGGAGCACCTTGTTTGGAGACTTCATCATTGGTTTTTCCGTAGCTGGAATCATCATTCCTGCACAGACTCTTATGCAGCAGGAAACGCCGCCAGAGTTGATGGGCCGCGTCGGCAGTACCATGATGTCCGTTATCTTTTCGGCGCAAATTCTCGGCTTGCTTGTCTCCGGCGCTTTAGCTCAGGCCACCAGTGTACGTACAGTATTTGCGCTCTGTGCCGTGGTATTGGTTCTCTTCACCCTGATCGGCAAATTTTTCATGGAACCCAAAACCAGCAAATAG
- a CDS encoding glycoside hydrolase family 172 protein — MFTLTTLVLGLLTATGISSAQSGADGTGGIMAGLITPHAYVQKRVSSYDRTGANADAIHIAAGATATILDESGPGIITHIWFTIASPEDLHLKKLVLRMYWDDESSPSVEAPIGDFFGLGLGQYFLYESAPLSVAPDKALNAFFQMPFRKKARITVTNQGQEDVDSFYYNIDYRAYSQPLPSDTLYFHAEYRQATPAKGWTTDWKSNGDPLVNDKKNLNGDGNYVWMEATGRGHFVGVTMSVLQNQDGWWGEGDDMFFVDGEKTPSINGTGTEDYFLGAWDFGSHPFSYASFGAPVKGEELAGSRSSVYRFHLDSPIPFTRSFKATIEHGHANARSDNMFSVAYWYQTEPHAAFPPLPSVEERIPRIYPVGGPGNAGKNP; from the coding sequence ATGTTTACACTCACGACGCTGGTGTTGGGTCTGCTGACCGCGACAGGTATTTCGTCCGCCCAGAGTGGAGCAGATGGAACAGGTGGAATAATGGCCGGGCTGATAACTCCGCATGCATACGTGCAAAAGCGGGTGTCGAGTTATGACCGTACCGGGGCGAATGCCGATGCGATCCACATAGCCGCCGGGGCAACAGCCACTATTCTGGATGAATCTGGACCGGGCATCATTACGCATATCTGGTTCACCATCGCCTCACCTGAAGACCTCCATCTCAAAAAACTTGTACTCCGCATGTATTGGGACGATGAATCCTCCCCAAGCGTGGAAGCTCCTATCGGAGATTTTTTCGGCCTTGGTCTAGGCCAGTATTTTCTCTATGAGTCCGCGCCCTTGTCCGTCGCACCCGACAAGGCCTTGAACGCTTTCTTCCAGATGCCTTTCCGGAAGAAAGCCCGTATCACGGTAACGAATCAAGGGCAGGAGGATGTTGACTCCTTTTACTACAACATCGACTATCGCGCTTACTCTCAACCATTGCCGTCTGACACCCTGTATTTTCATGCAGAGTACCGACAGGCTACTCCGGCAAAAGGTTGGACAACGGACTGGAAGAGTAATGGCGATCCCCTCGTCAACGACAAGAAAAACCTCAATGGCGATGGCAACTACGTCTGGATGGAAGCGACAGGCCGCGGTCACTTTGTAGGCGTGACGATGTCCGTGCTGCAGAATCAGGATGGTTGGTGGGGCGAAGGCGATGATATGTTCTTCGTCGATGGAGAAAAGACGCCGTCTATCAATGGAACAGGTACAGAAGACTACTTTCTGGGAGCCTGGGACTTTGGCAGCCATCCATTTTCGTATGCGAGTTTCGGCGCGCCCGTCAAAGGGGAAGAGTTAGCTGGTAGTCGCTCATCAGTGTACAGATTCCATCTGGACTCACCCATTCCATTCACCAGGTCATTCAAAGCGACCATTGAACACGGCCATGCAAATGCCCGCTCAGACAATATGTTTTCAGTAGCGTACTGGTATCAAACGGAGCCCCATGCAGCGTTTCCCCCATTGCCCTCAGTGGAAGAGAGAATACCTCGAATCTATCCAGTCGGCGGCCCAGGCAATGCCGGAAAGAACCCGTAG
- a CDS encoding AMP-dependent synthetase/ligase, whose protein sequence is MNQMNVDANGKLAATTPLARAGKFSSEGNALQTVNDLFLRVAGTNRSRMLLWQDDGGEWQGISSGEIYQRVRALAKTFLEWGIGRGDRIAILSENRWEWAITDFATLAIGAVDVPIYPTLTSEQIGELLRDSASRVVVVSTRAQYDKVAAAVLTNADGLSLEHVVMMDSANTPADAVSFAALMRAAEGKSGGLGSADTDAEFDALVRSTRASDLATLIYTSGTTGEPKGVMLTHGNIASNTCFATKEFGFTPEDGCISFLPLSHITARALDYAMFFYGAQIAYCPQFDKLPATMKQVRPTVFVGVPRVYEKIRQGVEQKSAASKMKARILAWAVGVGARHQGDVLDGKTPGSLTWKIANKLVYSKIGEAFGGRVHTFISGGAPLGIDTGNWFASVGISVLEGYGLTETSPVIAINTPVSHRMGSVGKPLPNVECKLAADDELLVRGPGIFQGYWQKLVATNECFDTEQWFMTGDIAKIDGDGFLYITDRKKELLKTSGGKLVAPQPIESKLKTNLLIGQAALVGDRHKFVCVLISPNFAALEAWAQTEGIPAQTRRELVADARVIALYKDIVDRVNGTLANFETMKRFRVVADEWALDSGELTPSMKLKRRVITERYAGLIADLYADEATARA, encoded by the coding sequence ATGAACCAGATGAATGTGGATGCGAACGGCAAGTTGGCGGCGACGACCCCACTGGCGCGCGCCGGCAAGTTCAGCAGTGAGGGAAATGCGCTGCAGACGGTGAACGATCTGTTTCTGCGCGTAGCGGGAACGAATCGTTCCCGCATGTTGCTTTGGCAGGACGATGGCGGCGAGTGGCAGGGCATCTCTTCGGGTGAGATTTATCAGCGGGTGCGGGCGCTGGCAAAGACCTTTCTTGAATGGGGAATTGGACGTGGCGACCGCATTGCCATCCTGAGCGAAAATCGCTGGGAATGGGCGATTACAGATTTTGCCACGCTGGCGATTGGCGCCGTAGACGTGCCGATTTATCCCACGCTGACCTCGGAACAGATTGGCGAGCTGCTGCGTGACTCCGCGAGTCGTGTCGTTGTGGTTTCCACGCGTGCGCAGTATGACAAGGTTGCGGCCGCCGTGCTAACGAATGCGGATGGATTGTCGCTTGAGCATGTGGTGATGATGGACTCCGCGAACACTCCGGCGGATGCAGTGAGTTTTGCAGCGCTGATGCGCGCGGCGGAAGGCAAGTCCGGCGGACTGGGTTCCGCTGATACGGACGCGGAGTTTGATGCGCTGGTGCGATCGACCAGGGCTTCAGATCTGGCGACGCTGATCTACACTTCCGGCACGACGGGCGAGCCGAAGGGCGTGATGTTGACGCATGGAAATATCGCTTCAAACACATGCTTTGCGACAAAGGAATTCGGGTTCACTCCGGAAGATGGATGCATCTCGTTTTTGCCGCTATCACACATAACGGCGCGCGCACTGGACTACGCGATGTTTTTCTACGGCGCGCAGATTGCATATTGTCCACAGTTCGATAAGCTGCCCGCGACAATGAAGCAGGTGCGGCCCACGGTGTTTGTGGGAGTGCCTCGGGTGTACGAAAAGATTCGGCAGGGCGTGGAGCAGAAGTCAGCAGCGTCGAAGATGAAGGCTCGCATTCTGGCCTGGGCGGTGGGTGTTGGAGCCAGGCATCAGGGAGACGTGCTTGATGGAAAAACTCCAGGCTCTCTGACATGGAAGATTGCGAACAAGCTGGTCTACAGCAAGATTGGCGAGGCATTTGGCGGACGCGTGCATACGTTTATCTCAGGCGGAGCGCCGTTGGGAATCGATACGGGAAACTGGTTTGCTTCGGTGGGGATTTCAGTGCTTGAGGGCTATGGGTTGACGGAGACCTCGCCGGTGATCGCAATCAATACTCCGGTTTCGCATCGTATGGGTTCCGTCGGCAAGCCGCTACCGAATGTTGAGTGCAAGCTGGCGGCGGATGATGAATTGCTAGTGCGTGGGCCCGGAATCTTTCAGGGCTATTGGCAGAAGCTCGTGGCTACGAATGAGTGCTTCGATACCGAGCAATGGTTTATGACCGGGGATATCGCGAAGATTGATGGCGACGGGTTTCTCTACATTACTGATCGCAAGAAAGAACTGCTGAAGACATCGGGCGGTAAGCTGGTGGCTCCGCAACCAATCGAGAGCAAGCTGAAGACTAACCTGCTGATTGGTCAGGCTGCGCTGGTCGGCGACAGGCACAAGTTTGTATGTGTACTGATTTCACCAAACTTTGCAGCTCTGGAAGCATGGGCGCAGACCGAAGGAATTCCGGCGCAGACACGGCGCGAACTGGTAGCGGATGCGCGTGTAATCGCGCTCTACAAAGACATCGTGGATCGTGTAAATGGGACGTTGGCCAACTTTGAAACGATGAAGCGCTTCCGCGTGGTGGCCGACGAGTGGGCTTTGGATTCGGGAGAGCTTACGCCTTCAATGAAATTGAAGCGGCGAGTGATTACGGAGCGATACGCGGGGTTGATCGCGGACCTTTACGCCGACGAGGCCACCGCACGCGCCTGA
- a CDS encoding MerC domain-containing protein, translating to MCASSRAVVIGSSVSWADRLGIWASGLCVVHCILTPVLLSFSVVLAHLLPSEERVHRTLALTVAMLGAIALLRGFRKHRRARVLLLMAAGLGCIFAAAWWGDLLPSHWAEVAITFLGSSLMITAHRMNHTFCKQCVCAD from the coding sequence ATGTGCGCATCATCACGGGCAGTAGTTATTGGGAGTTCAGTGTCCTGGGCAGACAGGCTGGGAATATGGGCTTCAGGGTTGTGTGTAGTTCATTGCATTTTGACGCCCGTACTGCTTTCATTTTCAGTCGTGCTGGCTCACCTGCTTCCTTCGGAAGAGAGAGTACACAGGACGCTCGCCTTGACGGTAGCCATGCTTGGAGCGATTGCTCTGCTCCGGGGCTTTCGCAAGCATCGCAGAGCGAGAGTGTTGCTGCTCATGGCTGCGGGTCTGGGTTGCATCTTTGCGGCGGCCTGGTGGGGCGATTTGCTGCCATCGCATTGGGCGGAGGTCGCGATTACTTTCCTGGGCAGTTCGCTGATGATTACTGCGCATCGAATGAATCATACGTTCTGTAAGCAATGCGTCTGCGCGGACTGA